The Oceanispirochaeta sp. genome contains the following window.
AAACACAGGGAAAGGTAAATGACCAAAATAAACTCCACAGAAAATTTAAACTTCATTTGGGGAGTGGCAGATCTACGAGTCGAAAATATGGTCTACCATAGGCAACAGGATTACTATACGGCTATTGAGGAAAGCTCTTCAAGGGGAGATTGTACCCCCTTTGTAGAGTTTATGTTGGAAACCATTCATAAAGAGATTCTTATAACTACCCCTAAAACTACCCCTAAAGATACTCAAAGGAAAATCCTTGTTCTTATGCAAAGTGAGCCGACACTTACCCGTAAAGAGTTGGCTGAAAAGCTGGAATTGACTGTGTATAGAATAAAGTATCACATTAAAGAACTGAATAAACAAAAGAAAATCCAATATATAGGATCATCTAAAAAAG
Protein-coding sequences here:
- a CDS encoding winged helix-turn-helix domain-containing protein, with the translated sequence MTKINSTENLNFIWGVADLRVENMVYHRQQDYYTAIEESSSRGDCTPFVEFMLETIHKEILITTPKTTPKDTQRKILVLMQSEPTLTRKELAEKLELTVYRIKYHIKELNKQKKIQYIGSSKK